A section of the Candidatus Poribacteria bacterium genome encodes:
- a CDS encoding S9 family peptidase, with product MLPFIYWLTTTAPTASGTPPVAKTDPKVDTVHGEERLDNYFWLREKSNTEVIEYLEAENRYTEAMMQHTGDFQEQLYQELLGRIKETDLSVPEKMGDYYYYSRTEEGKQYPIYCRQKGGLESEEEILLDQNVLAEGHEYLEMGVYKISPNHQLLAYSTDTTGAESYTLYVKDLNTGQLLSDQIPNTYYSIEWASDNQTLFYTTLDAAKRPYKLYRHQLGSDPEADVLIYHETDESFFLDVSKTRSQAYLLMELENINTSEVHYLEANQPTGDFKVISPRQSELEYSVEHHGDQFFIVTNADAVNFKLMRASINNPSRINWEEVIPHREAVKLDGVSAFQNHLVISEREDGLQKIRVHNFTTGEAHAIDFPEPVYTVRQGRNPEFNTNTLRFNYASLITPMSVFDYEMDARTRELKKQDEVLGGYDPSLYESERIFAKASDGTSIPISLVYKKGLVKDGGNPLLLYGYGSYGINSEPYFSSNRLSLLDRGFIYAIAHIRGGEEMGRTWYENGKLLHKRNTFTDFIACAEHLIAEKYTASDKLVTQGGSAGGLLMGAVTNMRPELFEIVIAKVPFVDVVNTMLDASIPLTVIEYDEWGNPNKKEFYDYIKSYSPYDNIEAKEYPHILVTAGLNDPRVHYWEPAKWTAKLRALKTGDNQLLLKTEMGAGHGGPSGRYDYLREIAFEYAFIFDLLGVDK from the coding sequence ATGTTACCGTTTATTTATTGGTTAACCACTACCGCCCCAACTGCATCAGGAACCCCTCCCGTTGCGAAAACTGATCCAAAAGTAGACACAGTGCATGGGGAAGAACGCCTCGATAACTACTTTTGGCTCAGGGAGAAATCGAACACGGAAGTCATCGAATACCTTGAAGCCGAAAATAGATATACTGAAGCGATGATGCAGCATACCGGGGATTTTCAGGAGCAGCTGTATCAAGAACTTTTGGGAAGAATCAAAGAAACTGATCTCTCCGTTCCCGAAAAGATGGGCGACTACTACTATTACAGCCGCACCGAAGAGGGAAAACAGTATCCGATCTATTGTCGGCAAAAGGGCGGCTTGGAGTCGGAGGAGGAGATACTGCTAGATCAGAATGTTCTTGCCGAGGGGCATGAATATCTAGAAATGGGCGTCTATAAAATCAGTCCGAATCATCAACTATTGGCGTATTCCACCGATACAACGGGCGCAGAAAGTTATACGCTGTATGTCAAAGATTTGAATACCGGTCAACTGCTATCAGACCAAATTCCAAACACCTACTACAGTATCGAATGGGCAAGTGATAATCAGACCCTTTTTTACACCACACTAGATGCGGCAAAACGTCCCTATAAACTGTACCGACACCAACTCGGGAGCGATCCAGAAGCGGATGTTCTTATCTATCATGAGACAGATGAGTCATTTTTCCTAGATGTTTCCAAGACGAGAAGTCAGGCTTACCTGCTGATGGAGCTGGAGAATATCAATACCTCTGAAGTTCACTATCTGGAAGCAAATCAACCCACAGGCGATTTCAAAGTTATTTCGCCACGCCAGTCGGAGTTAGAGTATTCCGTTGAGCATCACGGCGATCAGTTCTTCATTGTCACTAATGCGGATGCGGTGAATTTCAAGCTGATGCGCGCCTCCATCAACAATCCATCAAGGATAAACTGGGAGGAGGTCATCCCCCATCGAGAGGCGGTAAAGCTGGACGGTGTCAGCGCCTTTCAGAATCATCTGGTAATTTCTGAACGGGAGGATGGACTCCAAAAAATTCGGGTGCACAACTTCACAACAGGCGAAGCGCACGCGATAGACTTCCCTGAACCTGTCTATACGGTCCGGCAGGGAAGGAATCCGGAGTTCAATACGAACACGCTCCGTTTCAATTACGCTTCGCTCATTACGCCGATGTCGGTCTTTGACTACGAGATGGACGCCAGAACTCGCGAACTGAAGAAGCAGGACGAAGTTCTCGGTGGATATGATCCCTCCCTATACGAATCGGAACGAATTTTTGCCAAAGCATCCGATGGTACGTCCATCCCGATTTCGCTGGTTTACAAAAAAGGACTGGTCAAAGATGGAGGGAATCCGCTGCTTTTGTACGGATACGGTTCCTACGGCATCAACAGCGAACCCTATTTTTCATCAAACCGATTGAGCCTGTTAGATCGAGGGTTCATATACGCCATCGCTCACATTCGGGGCGGCGAAGAGATGGGACGGACTTGGTACGAAAATGGCAAGCTACTCCATAAAAGAAACACCTTTACCGACTTTATCGCCTGTGCTGAGCATCTAATCGCTGAGAAATATACTGCAAGCGACAAGCTAGTTACTCAAGGTGGGAGCGCGGGCGGGCTGCTCATGGGGGCTGTCACAAATATGCGCCCAGAACTTTTTGAGATTGTCATCGCAAAAGTACCTTTCGTTGATGTTGTCAACACCATGCTCGACGCCTCTATCCCCCTAACGGTCATCGAATACGACGAATGGGGCAACCCCAACAAGAAAGAGTTTTACGATTACATCAAATCGTATTCCCCCTATGACAATATCGAAGCGAAAGAATATCCGCATATATTGGTGACAGCGGGACTCAACGACCCACGGGTCCATTATTGGGAACCTGCCAAATGGACAGCGAAGTTACGCGCGTTGAAAACGGGGGATAACCAGCTGCTTCTCAAAACTGAGATGGGCGCGGGCCATGGGGGACCTTCGGGACGGTATGACTACTTGAGGGAAATTGCTTTTGAGTATGCGTTTATCTTCGATTTGTTAGGAGTAGACAAATAG
- a CDS encoding SDR family oxidoreductase yields MSLQDKVCIITGGGSGIGRGAGIMMAQQGAKVVLIGRTAAKVEAVRDEIIADSGTAVAMSLDVADHDAVHQMAKDVFDTFGRIDVLVNNAGHSSKNRRLLTITPEEIRSVFDSNLIGTIYCTQAVVPAMLKAQQGTIINVSSLAGVTPGPFSGLAYGPAKAAVINFTEFLNVDLRNTGIRASVIIPGEVDTPILDKRPVPPPDETRLEMVDVDETSATICLMASLPQRTNLPSVVIRPTMQRDTSGEVEAMPEVN; encoded by the coding sequence ATGAGTTTACAAGACAAAGTTTGTATCATCACTGGCGGCGGCAGCGGTATCGGACGCGGCGCGGGGATAATGATGGCACAGCAGGGTGCCAAGGTGGTGTTGATTGGTAGAACAGCGGCAAAGGTTGAGGCAGTCAGAGATGAGATTATTGCCGACAGCGGCACAGCCGTAGCTATGTCACTGGATGTCGCTGACCATGATGCCGTTCATCAGATGGCAAAGGATGTGTTCGACACCTTTGGTCGCATTGATGTGTTGGTAAACAACGCCGGTCACAGTTCCAAAAATCGGCGGCTGCTGACCATTACGCCGGAGGAGATTCGCAGCGTCTTCGATTCCAACCTGATTGGCACAATTTACTGCACGCAGGCAGTTGTCCCCGCCATGCTGAAGGCACAGCAGGGGACTATTATCAATGTTTCATCCCTAGCTGGCGTAACCCCCGGACCGTTTAGCGGGTTAGCGTACGGTCCCGCCAAGGCAGCGGTTATCAATTTCACGGAATTTCTCAATGTCGATCTTCGGAACACTGGCATTCGGGCAAGTGTCATCATCCCCGGCGAGGTTGACACTCCCATCCTCGACAAGCGTCCCGTTCCCCCACCCGACGAAACTCGGCTCGAAATGGTGGATGTCGACGAAACTTCGGCAACGATTTGTCTCATGGCGAGTCTACCACAACGGACTAACCTCCCTTCAGTAGTCATCAGACCAACGATGCAACGGGATACGTCCGGCGAGGTAGAAGCGATGCCAGAGGTGAATTGA
- a CDS encoding M28 family peptidase, whose product MPTTNPYLELDQKIVGDIYTSTEPMALLTTLCDDFGSRFGGTEGAALAANLLEKKFAAYGLANVHKDAYDYDGWYRGGATLEVLSPIAREVPCISLPYCPAAEVEGNLVFVDEGVEKDFEKEKDRLAASIVISRSGGIHRMEKYDRAILYDANGFIFQNHYPGYGEVTGTVGWNHEAVIPGIGISYETGEFLHRLSRQNGAVRVRIKTTDEYRPTTAWNVVGELRGKTHPEELIIIGCHYDGHDITQGANDPLSGMVVVTEMARVLSAHARDELARTVRFIAWSNEEVGLFGAYHDAQGLGDNPAHVRFVWNLDSAGNPGGRKGIQLHRLPDFEPFIENAAEEMGQDISVGGGISCYSDHYPYFLRGLPTGSMTTVGRPPGRGFGHTAFDTVDKTDAMSIREAAALGARLVLRQLNAESLPLQLREEDEVERLLKEDSGLEQHRLREAVYEKLGKENLRQYCDAVME is encoded by the coding sequence ATGCCAACGACCAATCCTTATCTCGAACTGGATCAGAAAATCGTTGGGGATATATATACCTCAACTGAACCGATGGCGTTGCTGACAACGCTCTGTGATGATTTTGGATCGCGATTCGGCGGGACGGAAGGCGCAGCCCTTGCCGCTAATCTGCTGGAGAAGAAATTTGCTGCCTATGGACTGGCTAACGTCCATAAAGACGCCTACGACTACGATGGGTGGTATCGTGGGGGGGCAACCTTGGAGGTTCTCAGTCCGATAGCGCGCGAAGTGCCGTGTATCTCGCTGCCTTACTGTCCAGCCGCAGAGGTGGAGGGAAACCTCGTTTTTGTCGATGAGGGGGTTGAGAAAGATTTCGAGAAAGAGAAAGACCGTCTAGCAGCAAGTATTGTCATTTCGCGGAGCGGCGGCATCCATCGCATGGAGAAGTATGACCGCGCCATCTTATACGACGCAAATGGATTCATCTTTCAAAATCACTATCCCGGCTATGGTGAGGTTACCGGCACCGTTGGCTGGAATCACGAAGCGGTTATCCCCGGCATCGGCATCTCCTATGAAACCGGCGAATTTCTTCACCGTTTGTCTCGGCAAAACGGGGCAGTGCGTGTAAGAATTAAGACCACCGATGAATATCGACCCACAACCGCGTGGAACGTCGTAGGGGAACTCCGGGGCAAAACGCATCCCGAAGAGTTGATCATTATCGGGTGTCATTACGACGGACACGACATCACGCAGGGTGCTAACGATCCGCTCAGTGGGATGGTAGTCGTTACAGAGATGGCGCGTGTGTTGTCGGCTCATGCAAGGGATGAATTAGCCCGCACCGTGCGATTTATCGCTTGGAGCAATGAGGAGGTAGGGTTATTTGGCGCGTATCATGATGCACAGGGATTAGGCGACAACCCGGCGCACGTCCGTTTTGTTTGGAACTTGGATTCCGCTGGCAACCCCGGCGGACGAAAAGGGATTCAGCTGCACCGGTTGCCGGATTTTGAGCCTTTCATCGAAAACGCAGCTGAAGAGATGGGGCAAGACATCTCCGTCGGGGGTGGCATCAGTTGCTACTCCGATCACTACCCCTATTTCCTGAGAGGTCTTCCCACTGGCAGCATGACAACGGTTGGTCGTCCGCCCGGCAGGGGTTTTGGACACACAGCGTTTGACACGGTGGATAAGACCGATGCCATGTCTATTAGAGAAGCAGCGGCACTCGGCGCACGGCTCGTTCTACGCCAGTTGAACGCAGAATCGTTGCCGCTTCAACTCCGAGAAGAGGACGAGGTCGAACGGTTACTGAAGGAAGACTCCGGGTTGGAACAACATCGGCTGCGAGAAGCAGTTTATGAGAAACTCGGTAAAGAGAATCTGCGGCAATATTGTGACGCTGTCATGGAGTGA
- a CDS encoding isochorismatase family protein, whose translation MHVELLAIDCQNDFCDPGGALYVPGAENDMSRLATFIARIEDQLHNMHFTLDSHHTVDVGHPIFWKNSDGESPEPFTTITHEDVKAGNWLPYDPTFTQRMLDYTRLLEENNRYQLTIWPIHCRIATWGSALYPAVDQAVRDWEASQLGVVDFVMKGSNIFTEHYSAVKADVPDPEDPATQVNTDLIQKLEQCDQVIVVGEALSHCVASTVRDIAAEFGDEGARKFIILEDCSSNVPGFEALGEAFLHDMSQLGATITNSVDFMR comes from the coding sequence ATGCACGTTGAACTTTTAGCGATTGATTGCCAGAACGACTTCTGTGATCCGGGTGGCGCGCTTTATGTGCCGGGCGCAGAAAACGATATGTCCCGCTTGGCGACATTTATCGCTCGAATCGAGGATCAGCTACACAATATGCACTTTACGCTTGATAGTCATCACACGGTTGATGTCGGGCATCCGATCTTTTGGAAAAATAGTGACGGTGAGTCGCCCGAACCGTTTACCACCATCACGCATGAGGATGTTAAAGCTGGAAACTGGCTGCCGTACGATCCAACGTTTACCCAACGGATGCTGGATTACACGCGGCTGTTGGAGGAGAATAATCGGTATCAACTGACGATTTGGCCCATACACTGCCGGATCGCGACGTGGGGGAGCGCGCTCTATCCCGCTGTGGATCAGGCGGTACGGGACTGGGAGGCATCCCAGTTGGGGGTTGTTGATTTTGTAATGAAGGGTTCAAATATTTTCACCGAGCACTACAGCGCGGTGAAGGCGGATGTCCCTGATCCAGAAGATCCCGCCACGCAGGTCAATACCGACCTAATCCAGAAATTGGAACAGTGCGATCAGGTGATTGTCGTCGGCGAAGCGTTATCCCACTGTGTCGCAAGCACGGTGCGAGATATCGCCGCCGAGTTTGGAGATGAAGGGGCGCGGAAGTTTATTATTCTTGAGGATTGTTCGTCGAATGTGCCCGGTTTTGAGGCGCTCGGGGAGGCGTTCCTGCACGATATGTCGCAACTGGGAGCGACCATTACCAACAGTGTGGACTTCATGCGGTGA
- a CDS encoding nucleotidyltransferase family protein, which yields MLSKHFIKQTLADNRETLKKYGVKQIGLFGFYVNGTAHATSDIDLLVELEESTFRNYMGLVLFLEDLFEKKVDLVAVKSVKSDLKPYIEKQVEYVTNL from the coding sequence ATTCTCAGCAAGCACTTTATCAAACAGACACTTGCGGACAATCGGGAGACACTGAAAAAATACGGTGTCAAGCAGATTGGACTGTTTGGATTTTACGTGAATGGAACAGCGCACGCCACAAGTGACATTGATCTACTCGTTGAATTAGAAGAATCAACTTTTCGCAACTACATGGGGCTTGTTCTCTTCCTCGAAGATCTGTTTGAGAAGAAGGTTGACCTTGTTGCCGTTAAGTCCGTTAAATCGGACTTGAAACCTTATATTGAAAAACAGGTAGAGTATGTCACGAACCTATGA
- a CDS encoding metallophosphoesterase, whose product MRTTHKWNDNTATICIEGLDRTVRMLHITDSHIALIDDRDAEHIEACQGACERFESRERIFDKLMEEAKDSSLDLVALTGDMVHFPSQAGVETLAKSIAKVDVPTLYTSGNHDWHYPGVEGRGKLREEWWEALAPLHHGQAAYARHEIGGIQFLLVDDSIYQVNEEQTAFVNTHLANGMPTVLLTHIPLSLPTLREPTLERFENPILIADPDWGPEGRDQWGTGADIPPTLEFARTLVRAENLIAVFCGHIHFAHADSINLNAVQYVGAPGFDGASRLVEFRPL is encoded by the coding sequence ATGCGAACGACACACAAATGGAATGATAACACAGCAACAATTTGCATCGAAGGATTGGATCGAACGGTTCGGATGCTCCACATCACCGATTCACACATTGCCCTCATTGATGACCGTGACGCTGAACATATAGAGGCTTGTCAGGGAGCGTGCGAACGTTTTGAATCGAGAGAGCGGATCTTTGACAAGTTGATGGAAGAAGCCAAAGACAGTTCCCTGGATCTGGTTGCACTGACAGGCGATATGGTGCATTTCCCCTCTCAAGCGGGTGTCGAAACCCTCGCGAAGTCGATTGCTAAAGTGGACGTACCGACGCTGTATACCTCCGGAAACCACGACTGGCATTATCCGGGCGTGGAGGGACGTGGGAAATTGCGAGAAGAGTGGTGGGAGGCACTGGCACCGCTGCATCACGGACAGGCGGCGTATGCCCGACATGAAATCGGTGGCATCCAATTTTTATTGGTCGATGATTCCATCTATCAGGTAAACGAAGAACAGACAGCGTTTGTGAATACACATTTGGCGAATGGAATGCCAACGGTCCTGCTCACCCATATCCCCTTGAGCCTTCCAACGCTGCGGGAGCCAACATTAGAACGCTTCGAAAACCCAATTTTGATCGCTGATCCGGACTGGGGACCTGAGGGTCGAGATCAATGGGGTACGGGAGCAGATATACCCCCAACCCTAGAGTTTGCGCGTACTCTCGTGAGAGCAGAAAACCTTATCGCTGTTTTCTGTGGTCATATTCATTTTGCGCACGCCGATAGCATCAATCTTAATGCCGTTCAGTATGTGGGAGCGCCTGGGTTTGATGGTGCAAGCCGGTTGGTGGAGTTCCGTCCACTGTGA
- the sppA gene encoding signal peptide peptidase SppA has protein sequence MRKLTKLFWLLIVIITLLICLPTFAQEETVEPEAFPDSLDEMSDAQEIPPRKYVELSIKGPLAEVRPTFVFSPQVKTLRSITKQIDKIRKDDEVAGVLLRIEGLGIGWAKLQELRDKIIQLRSNGIEVISYLESGGNTEYLLACAADRIVLMPAGMVGLTGLRAEVMFYRGLLDKLDIKADMYSVGKYKSAIEPFVRDSMSEAQKEAINAILDDLYAQQIEMIASGRGEIDAALAANLIDQGPFTAEEAYQAKLVDAIQYYDELVESIEERAEEKAEVVSEYGKKSTEAPELTGFAGFMRLFSMLSSSKKPTSGEGKPKVALIYATGPIMSDAPTSPFTTGQVITPGVMAKALREAREDSDIKAVIMRVDSPGGSAVASDAIWREVLLTQQEKPLVVSMSDVAGSGGYYIAMAAGTIVAEPGTITGSIGVLGGKLNLKGLYNKIGLTKEVITRGQNANLYSDYGDFTPTERERLQKLLETIYQDFVRKAAEGRDQTEAQIHELAQGRIWTGKQAKEIGLVDELGGLDTALAIVKKQIALDPTDEVDIIILPKPKTFLETLIEDMEMDIRLPVTPHLPLPTPIEQTLPKFFWLHLFADEPAATVMPFEIVIR, from the coding sequence ATGCGGAAACTGACAAAGCTATTCTGGCTGCTTATCGTCATCATCACCCTTCTAATTTGCCTTCCAACTTTTGCTCAAGAAGAAACAGTTGAGCCAGAGGCATTTCCTGATTCCTTAGACGAAATGTCAGATGCACAGGAGATACCTCCGCGAAAGTATGTTGAACTATCAATCAAGGGACCGCTTGCAGAGGTCAGACCTACATTTGTATTCTCGCCGCAAGTCAAAACTCTCCGAAGCATAACAAAACAGATCGACAAAATCCGCAAGGACGACGAAGTTGCCGGCGTCTTACTGAGGATCGAAGGACTTGGAATCGGTTGGGCGAAACTACAGGAACTCCGCGACAAAATCATTCAACTCCGAAGCAACGGGATCGAAGTCATCAGTTATCTAGAAAGCGGCGGCAACACGGAATACCTGCTCGCCTGCGCCGCGGATCGGATTGTGTTGATGCCGGCAGGGATGGTCGGTCTGACAGGATTGCGGGCTGAAGTGATGTTTTACAGAGGGCTTCTAGATAAACTAGACATCAAAGCCGATATGTATAGCGTCGGCAAGTATAAATCAGCGATTGAGCCGTTCGTGCGAGACAGCATGTCGGAAGCCCAGAAAGAGGCAATAAATGCGATTCTCGATGACCTTTATGCACAACAGATTGAAATGATCGCCAGCGGACGGGGTGAAATTGATGCGGCGTTGGCTGCAAATCTCATTGATCAGGGACCTTTTACCGCCGAAGAAGCATATCAAGCGAAGCTAGTTGATGCAATCCAATACTACGACGAACTTGTGGAATCGATTGAGGAACGGGCGGAGGAAAAAGCCGAAGTTGTTTCGGAATATGGCAAAAAATCGACGGAAGCACCCGAACTCACCGGCTTTGCGGGTTTCATGAGACTTTTTTCGATGCTTTCATCGTCAAAGAAGCCAACCTCTGGGGAAGGAAAACCGAAGGTTGCGTTAATTTACGCCACCGGTCCCATCATGTCCGATGCACCTACCAGTCCATTTACAACAGGACAGGTTATCACTCCCGGCGTAATGGCAAAAGCGCTCCGCGAAGCTCGCGAGGATAGTGATATTAAAGCGGTCATAATGCGAGTTGATAGTCCCGGCGGCTCTGCGGTCGCATCAGACGCCATTTGGCGGGAGGTGCTGTTGACGCAGCAGGAAAAACCCCTTGTTGTATCAATGTCGGACGTTGCTGGATCGGGTGGATATTACATCGCTATGGCTGCAGGCACGATTGTTGCCGAACCGGGGACAATTACCGGCTCGATTGGGGTACTCGGCGGCAAACTCAACCTCAAAGGACTCTACAATAAAATTGGGCTGACAAAAGAGGTTATCACACGCGGGCAGAATGCAAATCTCTATTCGGATTACGGCGATTTCACGCCGACAGAGCGTGAGCGATTGCAGAAATTGTTAGAGACGATTTATCAGGACTTCGTTCGAAAAGCTGCTGAGGGCAGGGATCAAACCGAAGCGCAAATTCATGAACTCGCGCAAGGACGAATCTGGACAGGAAAACAGGCAAAGGAGATTGGGCTGGTCGATGAACTCGGTGGACTCGACACCGCACTCGCAATTGTCAAAAAACAGATTGCACTGGATCCCACCGATGAAGTTGATATCATCATCCTGCCGAAGCCGAAGACGTTCTTAGAAACGCTGATAGAGGATATGGAGATGGACATAAGGCTTCCGGTGACGCCTCACCTTCCATTGCCGACACCGATTGAACAGACTTTGCCCAAATTTTTCTGGTTACATCTGTTTGCCGACGAACCTGCCGCAACAGTGATGCCGTTTGAGATTGTTATCCGGTAG